One segment of Schistocerca cancellata isolate TAMUIC-IGC-003103 chromosome 2, iqSchCanc2.1, whole genome shotgun sequence DNA contains the following:
- the LOC126160473 gene encoding uncharacterized protein LOC126160473, translated as MKKHRKETPTDQGVPLNSQALELLRRTHEFYEQEKNYVSIHGQPSIPADKVVERTSKTLGTDAIRRHVYAYYSRKEYPTVSKLLISLKESELFRGGETSLKIVLKNMGFHYKTLDGHKAKSMFQLSIFNR; from the exons atgaagaaacacagaaaagagacacctacag atcaaggggtgccgctaaacagccaggcactggagttactacgcagaactcatgagttttacgagcaggagaaaaactacgtaagcattcatggacagccatcaattcctgccgacaaagtggtggaacgtacgtcgaaaacGCTTGGT actgatgcaattcgtaggcatgtttatgcttactacagcagaaaagagtatccgactgtatctaagttattaatctctttaaaagaaagtgaactcttcaggggtggtgaaacatcactaaaaattgtgctaaaaaatatGGGTTTCCATTACAAAACGCTAGATGGACAcaaa GCTAAATCTATGTTCCAGCTATCAATATTCAACAGATAA